Proteins encoded by one window of Mus musculus strain C57BL/6J chromosome 10, GRCm38.p6 C57BL/6J:
- the Ankrd24 gene encoding ankyrin repeat domain-containing protein 24 isoform X5 — protein sequence MKTLRARFKKTEGQDWGKSDQRLLQAVENNDVARVASLIAHKGLVPTKLDPEGKSAFHLAAMRGAAGCLEVMLAQGADVMSTDGAGYNALHLAAKYGHPECLKQLLEASCVVDIEDSSGWTALHHAAAGGCLSCSKLLCSFKAHMNPRDRSGATPLIIAAQMCHTDLCRLLLQQGAATNDQDLQGRTALMLACEGGSPETVEVLLQGGAQLSITDALGQDATHYGALTGDKLILQLLHESARRSSPPSASLEEDSGEASSQNSVSSHEKQGAPKKRKAPQPPASTPVPDDRDAYEEIVRLRQERGRLLQKIRGLEQHKERRRKEPLEAEASSVHSLERQVQELQQMLAEKQEEKESLGREVESLQSRLSLLENERENTSYDVATLQDEEGEMPDFPGADALMPKNQSPSAEEIVASLQEQVAQLTRQNQELLEKVQILEEFEKDEAQMAEESQAEVVPLVLYESLRAELEQLRRQYTEAMHSQQQQQEGEPPRAQEGEETAYQEIKDKGITIQNGPSVPDLNGTTYAETKANGMELQAGGSKGVWNTEAGVSEAAPIEPEAAGSEATGKDRLAAKEMDTSATMAEALNVKALGDNAESEPVAAEDTGGKENPGMKADEVDVLAQAGLTGTVIRNMEAIGVRDTGIQATGLEAKAVKTTGVQATVAEVIGVKVTGVQTTAIEAIGVKDTTQVATGAQADCWQATEADCTGAQDTAMEPTGAQATVTETTEAETSGTEDPCAAILHPGAAAAALQAELETRIRGLEEALRRREREAAAELEAARGRFAEAEEAARGRSRELEALRELLATATATGERARTEAAELRQALAASEARVAELSSTVDAAREELERMRGASVPADEHEHALSALRDHVTRLQAQLADLARRHEKTSAEVFQVQREALFMKSERHAAEAQLATAEQQLRGLRTEAERARQAQSRAQEALDKAKEKDKKITDLSKEVFTLKEALKVQQSTPASSKEEEALRGQVTALQQQIQEEAREHGAVVALYRTHLLYAIQGQMDEDVQCILSQILQMQRLQAQGR from the exons gTTACAATGCCCTTCACCTGGCAGCCAAGTACGGGCACCCAGAGTGTCTGAAGCAACTCTTGGAG GCTTCCTGCGTGGTGGACATCGAGGACAGCAGTGGGTGGACAGCCCTTCACCATGCAG CGGCTGGTGGTTGTCTGTCCTGCTCAAAGCTGCTCTGTTCCTTTAAGGCACACATGAACCCCCGGGACCGG TCGGGTGCCACACCCCTCATCATAGCGGCTCAGATGTGTCACACAGATCTGTGCCGCCTCCTCCTACAGCAGGGGGCTGCCACAAATGACCAGGACCTGCAAGGCAG GACAGCCTTGATGCTGGCATGTGAGGGGGGCAGCCCTGAGACTGTTGAAGTACTCCTGCAGGGTGGAGCCCAGTTGAGCATCACTGATGCACTGGGCCAGGATGCCACTCACTACGGAGCCCTGACTGGAGACAAACTCATCTTGCAGCTTCTACACGAGTCTGCACGGCGCTCTTCACCTCCCAGTG cctctcTAGAGGAGGACTCCGGAGAGGCCTCATCCCAG AACTCAGTGTCAAGCCATGAGAAACAAGGAGCCCCCAAGAAGAGGAAGGCACCCCAGCCTCCAGCCAGCACACCAGTTCCT GACGATCGGGATGCTTATGAGGAGATTGTACGCCTGAGACAAGAGAGAGGCCGGCTCCTGCAAAAGATCAGGGGCCTGGAACAGCACAAGGAACGGAGGAGGAAGGAG CCCCTGGAGGCGGAGGCCAGCTCAGTGCACAGCCTGGAGAGACAG GTGCAGGAGCTGCAACAGATGCTGgcggagaagcaggaggagaaggagagcctGGGCCGGGAGGTGGAGAGCCTGCAGAGCCGTCTgtccctgctggag aatgagagagaaaacacaagcTATGATGTAGCTACCCTGCAGGATGAGGAGGGTGAGATGCCTGACTTCCCAG gagctgatgcactgATGCCAAAGAACCAGAGTCCATCAGCAGAGGAAATAGTTGCTTCCCTACAGGAGCAGGTGGCTCAGCTCACCAGGCAGAACCAGGAGCTGCTGGAAAAGGTccag atccTTGAGGAGTTTGAAAAGGATGAGGCGCAGATGGCAGAAGAAAGTCAGGCCGAGGTCGTCCCCCTGGTCTTGTATGAATCCTTACGGGCAGAGCTTGAGCAGCTTCGGAGGCAATACACAGAGGCCATGCAttcgcagcagcagcagcaggagggggAGCCACCCAGGGCTCAAGAAGGAGAAGAGACAGCATACCAGGAAATCAAGGATAAGGGAATCACTATCCAGAATGGACCCAGCGTCCCAGACCTCAACGGCACCACATATGCAGAAACCAAAGCAAATGGAATGGAACTCCAAGCAGGAGGCTCCAAGGGTGTCTGGAATACTGAAGCAGGGGTTTCAGAAGCAGCACCCATAGAACCCGAGGCTGCAGGTTCAGAGGCCACGGGGAAAGACAGACTGGCAGCCAAGGAAATGGACACTAGTGCTACTATGGCTGAGGCCCTAAATGTGAAAGCTCTAGGTGACAATGCCGAAAGTGAGCCAGTGGCTGCCGAAGAtacaggaggaaaagagaatCCAGGAATGAAAGCTGATGAGGTGGATGTGTTGGCACAGGCAGGGCTCACAGGTACAGTGATTAGAAACATGGAGGCCATCGGAGTGCGGGATACAGGAATTCAGGCCACAGGATTAGAGGCTAAGGCAGTGAAGACCACTGGAGTGCAGGCCACAGTGGCGGAGGTCATAGGAGTGAAGGTCACAGGAGTGCAGACCACAGCGATAGAAGCTAtaggagtcaaggacaccaccCAGGTGGCCACAGGAGCGCAGGCCGATTGCTGGCAGGCCACGGAGGCAGACTGCACCGGAGCGCAGGACACAGCTATGGAGCCCACGGGGGCACAGGCCACTGTGACAGAGACTACGGAAGCCGAGACCAGCGGCACGGAGGACCCTTGCGCTGCGATCCTGCACccgggggcggcggcggcggcgctgcAGGCCGAGCTGGAGACCCGGATCCGCGGTCTGGAGGAGGCGCTACGCAGAAGGGAGCGGGAGGCTGCGGCCGAGTTAGAGGCTGCTCGGGGCCGTTTTGCAGAGGCTGAGGAGGCGGCGCGGGGGCGGAGCCGCGAGCTAGAGGCGCTTCGGGAATTGCTGGCCACGGCCACGGCTACCGGCGAGCGCGCACGCACAGAGGCCGCCGAGTTGCGCCAAGCGCTAGCTGCCTCCGAGGCTCGGGTCGCCGAACTCAGCTCTACCGTGGACGCCGCTCGCGAGGAGCTGGAGCGCATGCGCGGGGCCTCGGTTCCTGCGGACGAGCACGAGCACGCGCTGAGCGCCCTGCGCGACCACGTGACCCGGCTGCAGGCGCAGCTGGCGGACCTGGCGCGCAGGCACGAGAAGACTAGCGCAGAGGTCTTCCAG GTGCAGCGTGAGGCATTGTTTATGAAGAGCGAGAGGCACGCAGCCGAGGCCCAGCTGGCCACGGCCGAGCAGCAGCTCCGGGGGCTTCGTACAGAGGCCGAGAGGGCGCGCCAGGCCCAGAGCCGTGCCCAGGAGGCCCTGGACAAAGCCAAGGAGAAGGACAAGAAG ATCACAGACCTGTCCAAAGAAGTCTTTACACTGAAGGAGGCTCTGAAGGTGCAGCAGTCCACCCCAGCCAGCTCCAAGGAGGAGGAGGCTCTGCGCGGCCAGGTGACAGCCCTGCAGCAGCAGATACAG GAGGAGGCCCGGGAGCATGGCGCTGTGGTGGCTTTATACCGCACCCATCTCCTGTATGCCATTCAG GGACAGATGGATGAGGATGTACAGTGCATTTTGAGCCAGATTCTGCAGATGCAGCGGCTTCAGGCTCAGGGTCGCTGA
- the Ankrd24 gene encoding ankyrin repeat domain-containing protein 24 isoform X13, whose amino-acid sequence MKTLRARFKKTEVPLSSHEGCGGVSGSDAGSRCRCHEHGWSRLQCPSPGSQVRAPRVSEATLGGPDVHSLSILNSSYFSKPQLLLVPSPALPLCYSHQSFLRGGHRGQQWVDSPSPCRTALMLACEGGSPETVEVLLQGGAQLSITDALGQDATHYGALTGDKLILQLLHESARRSSPPSASLEEDSGEASSQNSVSSHEKQGAPKKRKAPQPPASTPVPDDRDAYEEIVRLRQERGRLLQKIRGLEQHKERRRKEPLEAEASSVHSLERQVQELQQMLAEKQEEKESLGREVESLQSRLSLLENERENTSYDVATLQDEEGEMPDFPGADALMPKNQSPSAEEIVASLQEQVAQLTRQNQELLEKVQILEEFEKDEAQMAEESQAEVVPLVLYESLRAELEQLRRQYTEAMHSQQQQQEGEPPRAQEGEETAYQEIKDKGITIQNGPSVPDLNGTTYAETKANGMELQAGGSKGVWNTEAGVSEAAPIEPEAAGSEATGKDRLAAKEMDTSATMAEALNVKALGDNAESEPVAAEDTGGKENPGMKADEVDVLAQAGLTGTVIRNMEAIGVRDTGIQATGLEAKAVKTTGVQATVAEVIGVKVTGVQTTAIEAIGVKDTTQVATGAQADCWQATEADCTGAQDTAMEPTGAQATVTETTEAETSGTEDPCAAILHPGAAAAALQAELETRIRGLEEALRRREREAAAELEAARGRFAEAEEAARGRSRELEALRELLATATATGERARTEAAELRQALAASEARVAELSSTVDAAREELERMRGASVPADEHEHALSALRDHVTRLQAQLADLARRHEKTSAEVFQVQREALFMKSERHAAEAQLATAEQQLRGLRTEAERARQAQSRAQEALDKAKEKDKKITDLSKEVFTLKEALKVQQSTPASSKEEEALRGQVTALQQQIQEEAREHGAVVALYRTHLLYAIQGQMDEDVQCILSQILQMQRLQAQGR is encoded by the exons gTTACAATGCCCTTCACCTGGCAGCCAAGTACGGGCACCCAGAGTGTCTGAAGCAACTCTTGGAGGTCCTGATGTCCATTCCCTGTCTATACTGAATTCCAGCTATTTCTCCAAACCCCAGCTGCTCCTGGTCCCCAGCCCTGCCTTGCCCCTTTGTTACAGCCATCAAA GCTTCCTGCGTGGTGGACATCGAGGACAGCAGTGGGTGGACAGCCCTTCACCATGCAG GACAGCCTTGATGCTGGCATGTGAGGGGGGCAGCCCTGAGACTGTTGAAGTACTCCTGCAGGGTGGAGCCCAGTTGAGCATCACTGATGCACTGGGCCAGGATGCCACTCACTACGGAGCCCTGACTGGAGACAAACTCATCTTGCAGCTTCTACACGAGTCTGCACGGCGCTCTTCACCTCCCAGTG cctctcTAGAGGAGGACTCCGGAGAGGCCTCATCCCAG AACTCAGTGTCAAGCCATGAGAAACAAGGAGCCCCCAAGAAGAGGAAGGCACCCCAGCCTCCAGCCAGCACACCAGTTCCT GACGATCGGGATGCTTATGAGGAGATTGTACGCCTGAGACAAGAGAGAGGCCGGCTCCTGCAAAAGATCAGGGGCCTGGAACAGCACAAGGAACGGAGGAGGAAGGAG CCCCTGGAGGCGGAGGCCAGCTCAGTGCACAGCCTGGAGAGACAG GTGCAGGAGCTGCAACAGATGCTGgcggagaagcaggaggagaaggagagcctGGGCCGGGAGGTGGAGAGCCTGCAGAGCCGTCTgtccctgctggag aatgagagagaaaacacaagcTATGATGTAGCTACCCTGCAGGATGAGGAGGGTGAGATGCCTGACTTCCCAG gagctgatgcactgATGCCAAAGAACCAGAGTCCATCAGCAGAGGAAATAGTTGCTTCCCTACAGGAGCAGGTGGCTCAGCTCACCAGGCAGAACCAGGAGCTGCTGGAAAAGGTccag atccTTGAGGAGTTTGAAAAGGATGAGGCGCAGATGGCAGAAGAAAGTCAGGCCGAGGTCGTCCCCCTGGTCTTGTATGAATCCTTACGGGCAGAGCTTGAGCAGCTTCGGAGGCAATACACAGAGGCCATGCAttcgcagcagcagcagcaggagggggAGCCACCCAGGGCTCAAGAAGGAGAAGAGACAGCATACCAGGAAATCAAGGATAAGGGAATCACTATCCAGAATGGACCCAGCGTCCCAGACCTCAACGGCACCACATATGCAGAAACCAAAGCAAATGGAATGGAACTCCAAGCAGGAGGCTCCAAGGGTGTCTGGAATACTGAAGCAGGGGTTTCAGAAGCAGCACCCATAGAACCCGAGGCTGCAGGTTCAGAGGCCACGGGGAAAGACAGACTGGCAGCCAAGGAAATGGACACTAGTGCTACTATGGCTGAGGCCCTAAATGTGAAAGCTCTAGGTGACAATGCCGAAAGTGAGCCAGTGGCTGCCGAAGAtacaggaggaaaagagaatCCAGGAATGAAAGCTGATGAGGTGGATGTGTTGGCACAGGCAGGGCTCACAGGTACAGTGATTAGAAACATGGAGGCCATCGGAGTGCGGGATACAGGAATTCAGGCCACAGGATTAGAGGCTAAGGCAGTGAAGACCACTGGAGTGCAGGCCACAGTGGCGGAGGTCATAGGAGTGAAGGTCACAGGAGTGCAGACCACAGCGATAGAAGCTAtaggagtcaaggacaccaccCAGGTGGCCACAGGAGCGCAGGCCGATTGCTGGCAGGCCACGGAGGCAGACTGCACCGGAGCGCAGGACACAGCTATGGAGCCCACGGGGGCACAGGCCACTGTGACAGAGACTACGGAAGCCGAGACCAGCGGCACGGAGGACCCTTGCGCTGCGATCCTGCACccgggggcggcggcggcggcgctgcAGGCCGAGCTGGAGACCCGGATCCGCGGTCTGGAGGAGGCGCTACGCAGAAGGGAGCGGGAGGCTGCGGCCGAGTTAGAGGCTGCTCGGGGCCGTTTTGCAGAGGCTGAGGAGGCGGCGCGGGGGCGGAGCCGCGAGCTAGAGGCGCTTCGGGAATTGCTGGCCACGGCCACGGCTACCGGCGAGCGCGCACGCACAGAGGCCGCCGAGTTGCGCCAAGCGCTAGCTGCCTCCGAGGCTCGGGTCGCCGAACTCAGCTCTACCGTGGACGCCGCTCGCGAGGAGCTGGAGCGCATGCGCGGGGCCTCGGTTCCTGCGGACGAGCACGAGCACGCGCTGAGCGCCCTGCGCGACCACGTGACCCGGCTGCAGGCGCAGCTGGCGGACCTGGCGCGCAGGCACGAGAAGACTAGCGCAGAGGTCTTCCAG GTGCAGCGTGAGGCATTGTTTATGAAGAGCGAGAGGCACGCAGCCGAGGCCCAGCTGGCCACGGCCGAGCAGCAGCTCCGGGGGCTTCGTACAGAGGCCGAGAGGGCGCGCCAGGCCCAGAGCCGTGCCCAGGAGGCCCTGGACAAAGCCAAGGAGAAGGACAAGAAG ATCACAGACCTGTCCAAAGAAGTCTTTACACTGAAGGAGGCTCTGAAGGTGCAGCAGTCCACCCCAGCCAGCTCCAAGGAGGAGGAGGCTCTGCGCGGCCAGGTGACAGCCCTGCAGCAGCAGATACAG GAGGAGGCCCGGGAGCATGGCGCTGTGGTGGCTTTATACCGCACCCATCTCCTGTATGCCATTCAG GGACAGATGGATGAGGATGTACAGTGCATTTTGAGCCAGATTCTGCAGATGCAGCGGCTTCAGGCTCAGGGTCGCTGA
- the Ankrd24 gene encoding ankyrin repeat domain-containing protein 24 isoform X4 — protein sequence MKQLCLCAAASFAGQDWGKSDQRLLQAVENNDVARVASLIAHKGLVPTKLDPEGKSAFHLAAMRGAAGCLEVMLAQGADVMSTDGAGYNALHLAAKYGHPECLKQLLEASCVVDIEDSSGWTALHHAAAGGCLSCSKLLCSFKAHMNPRDRSGATPLIIAAQMCHTDLCRLLLQQGAATNDQDLQGRTALMLACEGGSPETVEVLLQGGAQLSITDALGQDATHYGALTGDKLILQLLHESARRSSPPSASLEEDSGEASSQNSVSSHEKQGAPKKRKAPQPPASTPVPDDRDAYEEIVRLRQERGRLLQKIRGLEQHKERRRKEPLEAEASSVHSLERQVQELQQMLAEKQEEKESLGREVESLQSRLSLLENERENTSYDVATLQDEEGEMPDFPGADALMPKNQSPSAEEIVASLQEQVAQLTRQNQELLEKVQILEEFEKDEAQMAEESQAEVVPLVLYESLRAELEQLRRQYTEAMHSQQQQQEGEPPRAQEGEETAYQEIKDKGITIQNGPSVPDLNGTTYAETKANGMELQAGGSKGVWNTEAGVSEAAPIEPEAAGSEATGKDRLAAKEMDTSATMAEALNVKALGDNAESEPVAAEDTGGKENPGMKADEVDVLAQAGLTGTVIRNMEAIGVRDTGIQATGLEAKAVKTTGVQATVAEVIGVKVTGVQTTAIEAIGVKDTTQVATGAQADCWQATEADCTGAQDTAMEPTGAQATVTETTEAETSGTEDPCAAILHPGAAAAALQAELETRIRGLEEALRRREREAAAELEAARGRFAEAEEAARGRSRELEALRELLATATATGERARTEAAELRQALAASEARVAELSSTVDAAREELERMRGASVPADEHEHALSALRDHVTRLQAQLADLARRHEKTSAEVFQVQREALFMKSERHAAEAQLATAEQQLRGLRTEAERARQAQSRAQEALDKAKEKDKKITDLSKEVFTLKEALKVQQSTPASSKEEEALRGQVTALQQQIQEEAREHGAVVALYRTHLLYAIQGQMDEDVQCILSQILQMQRLQAQGR from the exons gTTACAATGCCCTTCACCTGGCAGCCAAGTACGGGCACCCAGAGTGTCTGAAGCAACTCTTGGAG GCTTCCTGCGTGGTGGACATCGAGGACAGCAGTGGGTGGACAGCCCTTCACCATGCAG CGGCTGGTGGTTGTCTGTCCTGCTCAAAGCTGCTCTGTTCCTTTAAGGCACACATGAACCCCCGGGACCGG TCGGGTGCCACACCCCTCATCATAGCGGCTCAGATGTGTCACACAGATCTGTGCCGCCTCCTCCTACAGCAGGGGGCTGCCACAAATGACCAGGACCTGCAAGGCAG GACAGCCTTGATGCTGGCATGTGAGGGGGGCAGCCCTGAGACTGTTGAAGTACTCCTGCAGGGTGGAGCCCAGTTGAGCATCACTGATGCACTGGGCCAGGATGCCACTCACTACGGAGCCCTGACTGGAGACAAACTCATCTTGCAGCTTCTACACGAGTCTGCACGGCGCTCTTCACCTCCCAGTG cctctcTAGAGGAGGACTCCGGAGAGGCCTCATCCCAG AACTCAGTGTCAAGCCATGAGAAACAAGGAGCCCCCAAGAAGAGGAAGGCACCCCAGCCTCCAGCCAGCACACCAGTTCCT GACGATCGGGATGCTTATGAGGAGATTGTACGCCTGAGACAAGAGAGAGGCCGGCTCCTGCAAAAGATCAGGGGCCTGGAACAGCACAAGGAACGGAGGAGGAAGGAG CCCCTGGAGGCGGAGGCCAGCTCAGTGCACAGCCTGGAGAGACAG GTGCAGGAGCTGCAACAGATGCTGgcggagaagcaggaggagaaggagagcctGGGCCGGGAGGTGGAGAGCCTGCAGAGCCGTCTgtccctgctggag aatgagagagaaaacacaagcTATGATGTAGCTACCCTGCAGGATGAGGAGGGTGAGATGCCTGACTTCCCAG gagctgatgcactgATGCCAAAGAACCAGAGTCCATCAGCAGAGGAAATAGTTGCTTCCCTACAGGAGCAGGTGGCTCAGCTCACCAGGCAGAACCAGGAGCTGCTGGAAAAGGTccag atccTTGAGGAGTTTGAAAAGGATGAGGCGCAGATGGCAGAAGAAAGTCAGGCCGAGGTCGTCCCCCTGGTCTTGTATGAATCCTTACGGGCAGAGCTTGAGCAGCTTCGGAGGCAATACACAGAGGCCATGCAttcgcagcagcagcagcaggagggggAGCCACCCAGGGCTCAAGAAGGAGAAGAGACAGCATACCAGGAAATCAAGGATAAGGGAATCACTATCCAGAATGGACCCAGCGTCCCAGACCTCAACGGCACCACATATGCAGAAACCAAAGCAAATGGAATGGAACTCCAAGCAGGAGGCTCCAAGGGTGTCTGGAATACTGAAGCAGGGGTTTCAGAAGCAGCACCCATAGAACCCGAGGCTGCAGGTTCAGAGGCCACGGGGAAAGACAGACTGGCAGCCAAGGAAATGGACACTAGTGCTACTATGGCTGAGGCCCTAAATGTGAAAGCTCTAGGTGACAATGCCGAAAGTGAGCCAGTGGCTGCCGAAGAtacaggaggaaaagagaatCCAGGAATGAAAGCTGATGAGGTGGATGTGTTGGCACAGGCAGGGCTCACAGGTACAGTGATTAGAAACATGGAGGCCATCGGAGTGCGGGATACAGGAATTCAGGCCACAGGATTAGAGGCTAAGGCAGTGAAGACCACTGGAGTGCAGGCCACAGTGGCGGAGGTCATAGGAGTGAAGGTCACAGGAGTGCAGACCACAGCGATAGAAGCTAtaggagtcaaggacaccaccCAGGTGGCCACAGGAGCGCAGGCCGATTGCTGGCAGGCCACGGAGGCAGACTGCACCGGAGCGCAGGACACAGCTATGGAGCCCACGGGGGCACAGGCCACTGTGACAGAGACTACGGAAGCCGAGACCAGCGGCACGGAGGACCCTTGCGCTGCGATCCTGCACccgggggcggcggcggcggcgctgcAGGCCGAGCTGGAGACCCGGATCCGCGGTCTGGAGGAGGCGCTACGCAGAAGGGAGCGGGAGGCTGCGGCCGAGTTAGAGGCTGCTCGGGGCCGTTTTGCAGAGGCTGAGGAGGCGGCGCGGGGGCGGAGCCGCGAGCTAGAGGCGCTTCGGGAATTGCTGGCCACGGCCACGGCTACCGGCGAGCGCGCACGCACAGAGGCCGCCGAGTTGCGCCAAGCGCTAGCTGCCTCCGAGGCTCGGGTCGCCGAACTCAGCTCTACCGTGGACGCCGCTCGCGAGGAGCTGGAGCGCATGCGCGGGGCCTCGGTTCCTGCGGACGAGCACGAGCACGCGCTGAGCGCCCTGCGCGACCACGTGACCCGGCTGCAGGCGCAGCTGGCGGACCTGGCGCGCAGGCACGAGAAGACTAGCGCAGAGGTCTTCCAG GTGCAGCGTGAGGCATTGTTTATGAAGAGCGAGAGGCACGCAGCCGAGGCCCAGCTGGCCACGGCCGAGCAGCAGCTCCGGGGGCTTCGTACAGAGGCCGAGAGGGCGCGCCAGGCCCAGAGCCGTGCCCAGGAGGCCCTGGACAAAGCCAAGGAGAAGGACAAGAAG ATCACAGACCTGTCCAAAGAAGTCTTTACACTGAAGGAGGCTCTGAAGGTGCAGCAGTCCACCCCAGCCAGCTCCAAGGAGGAGGAGGCTCTGCGCGGCCAGGTGACAGCCCTGCAGCAGCAGATACAG GAGGAGGCCCGGGAGCATGGCGCTGTGGTGGCTTTATACCGCACCCATCTCCTGTATGCCATTCAG GGACAGATGGATGAGGATGTACAGTGCATTTTGAGCCAGATTCTGCAGATGCAGCGGCTTCAGGCTCAGGGTCGCTGA